The following are encoded together in the Glycine soja cultivar W05 chromosome 5, ASM419377v2, whole genome shotgun sequence genome:
- the LOC114411466 gene encoding uncharacterized protein LOC114411466: MTSIEQQLNLVVVAQPINAIKDADILERLWKDFEDQLWKAKTIASERLRLGGDSSVAPTFPMIETNASDNTDETSRKTLRKRGRKTTSKVLFQVPFSFQPPEFCLKENINLEIVLLNRFKNESSWGNHVPKFSVEERLKNWVIEKRERMQSKDKEKPDAKMQDYYYIHSASQKTFREGDYVVG; encoded by the exons taatcTTGTGGTGGTCGCACAACCAATTAATGCTATTAAGGATGCTGATATCCTCGAAAGACTTTGGAAAGACTTCGAAGACCAACTATGG AAAGCCAAGACGATAGCATCAGAACGTCTCCGACTTGGTGGAGATTCATCAGTTGCGCCTACATTCCCAATGATAGAGACAAACGCATCAGATAACACTGATGAAACCTCTAGAAAA ACTCTacgcaaaaggggaagaaagaCAACTTCCAAGGTTCTCTTCCAAgtgcctttttcttttcaacctcCTGAATTTTGTTTGAAGGAAAACATCAACCTGGAGATA GTATTATTAAATCGATTCAAGAATGAATCAAGTTGGGGGAACCACGTTCCCAAATTTTCTGTAgaagaaagattaaaaaattgggTCATCGAAAAAAGGGAACGCATGCAAAGCAAGGACAAAGAAAAACCTGACGCTAAAATGCAAGATTAT TACTATATTCATTCAGCATCGCAGAAGACATTTAGAGAAGGAGATTATGTCGTGGGATGA